Proteins encoded by one window of Methanothermobacter sp. K4:
- a CDS encoding molybdopterin-dependent oxidoreductase, whose product MRIFTTCTRDCPGSCGLTVRVEGGVVRYIRGSRRHPHSRGFLCRKTAKYHRMRLYSDKRILKPLMRDGNQWRTISWDEALQTLADAMNRCVDEYGAESIVYYQGFGARTALRLLNRRFFNSLGATTLEGTLCGGTAIEAHKMDFGRRISHEPSDHLNSRNIFIWGRNPAVTDLNLWRIIRRAQRNGKTIVTVDPVRTQTAARADVHCQVKPGTDMYLAIALSKIIVEEGLHHQRFMDEHAENSDAYLDVLDAFSLSELSGTTGVPERMMYKLAFTYSDGPSSIIIGWGLQRYFNSHITCRFIDALAAISGNIGIRGGGVNSGFDEYGGFDESVCMEARRKISMPLFGGDLENLDSPEAKCVFITAGNPVNLGPNSMKTLGALREMDLVVMVDHFLNDTSYAADIFLPATIFLEETDLAGSYGHPYISPVNAAVRPLGECRSEFWIIKGLSELMGLDNLEGSLMEWLEIIAAPVLDYHGIEIHDLLKRPYRSPGTPEVPFEDLKFYTESGKFVLPSEVPPDTGISDENSLRLLTVMTHEWIGSREPYDEEKLPEVFIHPETLLKMGLGDGETVTLESGVGRTCAIVRACDKVYPGCALSFRGTWLSRGGCINTVIEDGKTVMGHGTPYHETRIKIKKRH is encoded by the coding sequence ATGAGAATCTTCACAACCTGCACAAGGGACTGTCCAGGATCATGTGGTCTCACAGTCAGGGTTGAGGGGGGAGTGGTAAGATACATACGGGGAAGCAGAAGACATCCCCACAGCAGAGGATTCCTGTGCAGAAAAACAGCCAAATACCACAGGATGAGGCTCTACTCAGATAAAAGGATCCTGAAACCCCTCATGAGGGATGGAAATCAGTGGAGAACCATATCCTGGGATGAGGCTCTTCAAACACTAGCTGATGCGATGAACAGATGTGTGGATGAATACGGCGCGGAATCCATAGTCTACTATCAGGGATTCGGTGCAAGAACGGCCCTTAGACTTCTTAACAGGAGGTTTTTCAATTCGCTGGGGGCAACAACCCTTGAGGGGACACTCTGTGGAGGTACAGCTATAGAGGCCCATAAAATGGATTTCGGGAGAAGGATATCCCATGAACCATCCGACCACCTCAACAGCAGAAACATATTCATATGGGGACGTAACCCCGCAGTCACGGACCTTAACCTCTGGAGGATAATAAGGAGGGCTCAGCGCAACGGGAAAACCATCGTCACAGTTGACCCTGTAAGGACTCAGACGGCAGCCAGAGCAGATGTCCACTGCCAGGTTAAACCCGGCACGGATATGTACCTTGCAATTGCACTTTCAAAGATCATCGTGGAGGAAGGACTTCACCATCAGAGATTTATGGATGAGCATGCAGAGAACTCCGATGCCTACCTGGACGTCCTTGATGCCTTCAGCCTATCTGAACTATCAGGGACCACAGGGGTCCCTGAAAGAATGATGTATAAACTTGCCTTCACCTATTCAGATGGCCCGAGCAGCATAATCATTGGCTGGGGGCTGCAGAGGTACTTCAACTCCCACATAACCTGCAGGTTCATAGACGCACTAGCTGCCATATCAGGTAATATAGGAATCAGGGGAGGGGGTGTTAACAGCGGATTCGATGAATACGGAGGGTTTGATGAATCGGTCTGCATGGAAGCCAGAAGAAAGATATCCATGCCGCTTTTTGGAGGGGACCTTGAGAATCTGGATTCACCAGAGGCAAAATGCGTCTTCATAACTGCAGGCAACCCGGTGAACCTGGGCCCCAATTCAATGAAAACACTGGGGGCCCTCAGGGAAATGGATCTTGTGGTCATGGTCGACCACTTCCTCAATGACACATCATATGCTGCAGACATATTTCTTCCAGCAACAATCTTCCTTGAGGAAACTGATCTGGCGGGTAGTTATGGGCACCCCTATATTTCTCCGGTAAATGCAGCAGTCAGACCATTGGGAGAATGCCGCTCAGAATTCTGGATTATTAAGGGTCTATCGGAGCTCATGGGCCTTGATAACCTGGAGGGATCCCTCATGGAATGGCTTGAAATCATAGCAGCGCCAGTCCTTGATTACCATGGAATAGAGATCCATGATCTTCTAAAAAGACCGTACAGATCGCCTGGAACTCCTGAGGTTCCATTTGAAGATCTTAAATTCTATACAGAAAGCGGAAAATTTGTTTTACCATCAGAGGTTCCCCCAGATACTGGAATTTCAGATGAAAACTCTCTGAGACTTTTAACAGTAATGACCCATGAATGGATAGGATCCAGAGAACCGTATGATGAAGAGAAGCTTCCAGAAGTCTTTATACATCCAGAAACTCTCTTAAAAATGGGACTTGGAGATGGTGAAACTGTTACTCTGGAATCAGGGGTGGGTAGAACATGTGCAATTGTACGGGCGTGTGATAAAGTGTATCCTGGATGTGCCCTATCATTCAGGGGGACCTGGCTCTCGAGGGGAGGGTGTATAAATACCGTTATTGAGGATG
- a CDS encoding NifB/NifX family molybdenum-iron cluster-binding protein, with translation MIRIAVASDDGRYVNRHFADADAFIVFERIDNEIKFSEIRKVDGGKIEKHDDRWRRVLDLIDDCEIVICRRIGEKPLEEAKRRGVIVFESDDGIAAAILKSLTELNISCRV, from the coding sequence TTGATAAGGATAGCTGTTGCGTCGGATGACGGAAGATACGTTAACAGACACTTTGCAGATGCAGATGCTTTCATAGTTTTTGAGAGGATTGATAATGAAATCAAATTTTCTGAAATAAGAAAGGTGGATGGGGGAAAAATAGAGAAGCACGATGATAGATGGAGGCGGGTCCTGGACCTTATTGATGACTGTGAAATCGTAATATGCAGAAGGATAGGGGAAAAACCACTTGAGGAGGCTAAAAGAAGGGGTGTTATAGTCTTTGAATCAGATGATGGAATAGCTGCAGCAATACTGAAGTCACTCACGGAACTGAACATATCCTGCAGGGTATGA
- a CDS encoding nitrogenase component 1, protein MKHRSTIINPGIICQPLGAVMAFLGIRGSMPLIHGSQGCSTYMRFQLTRHFREPVNIASSSLNEATVVYGGEKNLLRALRTVEEQYSPEVIGVISGCLSETIGDDIDRIVDKHRERGVSEVITVPSPGFKGSHVDGYEAAVRSILRSLVREHAEPVDRINIINGIMSPADTSEIKGILEGIGADFLMITDNSESLDEPFDGDPYFITRHGTSIHDIATAGNSMATLNLGGYGGGEFLEKKYGVKNIELQIPAGLEGTDKFLGVLMDLFHADISRSIRRERGRLMDAMIDSHQYTSGRRVAIFADPSYAVAVTSLVLEMGMQPYVFTGPRSRYFHEKISQLQRKWGSRFTAESGVDIFGLKEKLAGRKIDVIIGNSHCARVARELEIPLMRMGFPVYDRVGSQRIRIAGYSGGISFVDSLTNLILESHYDEGYEIEGDAFDKDSCCVG, encoded by the coding sequence GTGAAGCATAGAAGCACCATAATAAATCCTGGAATTATCTGCCAGCCCCTGGGCGCTGTCATGGCATTCCTTGGTATCAGGGGCTCAATGCCACTCATCCACGGTTCACAGGGTTGCAGCACGTATATGAGGTTTCAGCTCACAAGACACTTCAGAGAACCGGTGAATATAGCCTCAAGTTCCCTTAACGAGGCCACAGTCGTATATGGTGGAGAAAAAAATCTTTTAAGAGCACTGAGGACAGTTGAAGAGCAGTACAGCCCTGAAGTTATAGGTGTAATTTCAGGCTGCCTCTCAGAGACCATAGGAGATGACATTGATAGGATAGTGGATAAACACAGGGAAAGAGGGGTATCTGAGGTCATAACGGTTCCATCACCGGGCTTCAAGGGTTCACACGTGGATGGATATGAGGCCGCTGTTAGATCCATTCTCAGATCACTTGTAAGGGAGCATGCTGAACCTGTGGATAGAATAAACATCATAAATGGTATCATGAGCCCCGCAGACACCTCAGAGATAAAGGGTATACTTGAAGGAATCGGCGCGGATTTCCTCATGATAACCGATAACTCGGAGTCCCTTGACGAACCCTTCGATGGTGACCCCTATTTTATAACACGTCACGGAACATCCATTCATGACATAGCTACGGCAGGTAACTCCATGGCCACCCTTAACCTTGGCGGTTACGGTGGAGGGGAGTTCCTCGAAAAGAAATACGGGGTTAAAAACATTGAACTCCAGATCCCTGCAGGCCTTGAAGGTACGGATAAATTTTTAGGGGTCCTCATGGATCTTTTCCATGCAGATATTTCCCGCTCAATCAGGAGGGAGAGGGGGAGACTGATGGATGCAATGATAGATTCCCATCAGTACACATCAGGAAGGAGGGTGGCCATATTTGCCGACCCATCCTATGCTGTTGCAGTAACATCACTGGTACTTGAGATGGGGATGCAGCCATATGTTTTCACAGGTCCCAGGAGCAGATACTTCCATGAAAAGATCAGCCAGCTTCAGAGAAAATGGGGATCCAGATTCACGGCAGAAAGTGGAGTGGACATATTTGGCTTAAAGGAGAAGCTTGCGGGCAGAAAGATTGATGTTATAATAGGAAACTCCCACTGCGCAAGGGTCGCCAGGGAACTTGAAATACCCCTCATGAGGATGGGATTCCCGGTTTACGATAGGGTGGGGTCCCAGAGAATAAGAATAGCAGGCTACAGTGGGGGGATATCCTTTGTTGACTCCCTCACAAACCTGATACTTGAGAGCCACTATGATGAGGGATATGAGATTGAGGGTGATGCATTTGATAAGGATAGCTGTTGCGTCGGATGA
- the nifE gene encoding nitrogenase iron-molybdenum cofactor biosynthesis protein NifE produces the protein MNHSTGNCSSKGNFSAGTVGDLKVEKVPDAVIDMLSPRREHFTRSCSGGGPRCNRESLPGMVTQRSCVYGGARVVLMPITDAAHLVHGPVGCAACTWDIRGSRSSKSELYRMGFSTGLEEKDVVFGGEDKLLECILEISEIHSPSAIFVYSTCVSGVIGDDIAAVCRTAENKTGKWVIPVQSEGFRSFNKSLGHQLACDVILRHIVGRGDAEVRENSVNLVGEFNVAGDLWEIKGLLEKMGIHVVSSITGDSTINEISEAHTAQLNIVQCSKSSGYIAEEMKRKYGIPYINVNFFGIKETMDSLLSISDFFDLSAEKWISSMAEKTHRMIRGYRKVLEGKKVAIYVGGNKAWSLIRAFEDLGMEVIMSGTQNGLPEDYLKIMEKSGRELILFDDANPVELSELLRKYRPDLVVSGAKEKYLSYKLGIPFCEFNHDRIKPFSGFGGFLNFAEEVKRTLESPIWTLASKKRLQGPGGMFGEA, from the coding sequence ATGAACCACAGCACTGGAAACTGCAGCAGTAAAGGGAATTTTTCAGCAGGCACCGTAGGGGATTTGAAGGTTGAAAAGGTCCCTGACGCAGTGATAGACATGCTCTCCCCCAGAAGAGAACACTTCACAAGGAGCTGCAGTGGGGGAGGACCCCGCTGTAACCGTGAGTCCCTTCCAGGCATGGTAACCCAGAGGTCGTGTGTGTATGGGGGTGCGAGGGTTGTCCTCATGCCCATAACGGATGCAGCCCACCTTGTGCATGGACCCGTTGGATGCGCGGCATGCACCTGGGACATCAGAGGAAGCAGAAGCTCAAAATCTGAACTCTACAGGATGGGATTCTCAACTGGTCTTGAGGAAAAGGATGTGGTTTTTGGGGGGGAGGATAAACTCCTTGAATGTATACTGGAGATCAGTGAAATCCACTCCCCATCAGCCATATTCGTTTACTCTACATGTGTTTCAGGCGTTATAGGGGACGACATAGCGGCCGTATGCAGAACAGCAGAAAATAAAACAGGAAAATGGGTAATACCAGTACAGTCTGAGGGATTCAGAAGCTTCAACAAGTCACTTGGCCACCAGCTAGCCTGTGATGTCATTCTCAGACACATAGTAGGACGTGGGGATGCTGAAGTTAGGGAAAACTCGGTTAACCTTGTGGGTGAGTTCAATGTTGCAGGGGACCTCTGGGAGATAAAGGGTCTACTTGAAAAAATGGGTATTCACGTGGTTTCATCCATAACAGGCGATTCAACAATAAATGAGATCTCAGAAGCCCACACAGCGCAGCTTAACATTGTACAGTGCAGCAAATCATCAGGCTACATTGCAGAGGAGATGAAGAGGAAATACGGGATACCCTACATAAATGTCAATTTTTTTGGCATAAAAGAGACCATGGATTCCCTGCTATCAATTTCAGATTTCTTTGATCTCAGCGCCGAGAAATGGATCAGCTCAATGGCAGAAAAAACACATAGAATGATCAGAGGCTACAGGAAAGTCCTTGAGGGAAAAAAGGTGGCAATATACGTGGGCGGTAACAAGGCATGGTCCCTTATAAGGGCATTCGAGGACCTTGGAATGGAGGTGATAATGAGCGGAACCCAGAACGGGCTCCCTGAGGACTACCTGAAGATAATGGAGAAGTCAGGAAGGGAACTGATACTCTTTGATGATGCGAATCCAGTTGAACTTTCAGAACTGCTGCGGAAATACAGGCCGGATCTGGTTGTTTCAGGGGCCAAGGAAAAATACCTCTCCTATAAGCTGGGAATACCCTTCTGTGAATTTAACCATGACAGGATAAAGCCATTCTCAGGTTTTGGAGGATTCTTGAATTTTGCAGAGGAAGTTAAAAGGACTCTGGAAAGTCCCATATGGACACTGGCCAGTAAAAAAAGGTTACAAGGACCGGGAGGCATGTTCGGTGAAGCATAG
- a CDS encoding nitrogenase component 1 gives MSEINVMERGRELVINPLVTCQPFGAMFATLGIRRGLPLVHGSQGCSTFVRYGLNRHFREPAEIAVTSLHEDAAVFGGRSNIINGVKNLVKRFRPDLVGIVTTCSSEIIGDDVDGFMRVAETELREELGERFQTKLVHISTPSFVENHFRGYGNAIKSFIETLASEDGDCNHKLNIIPGIVNPGDIREIKHILGLMDINPLILTDTSDPFDSPLRPSKTEQMPFYPPGGTTVPEIEDSSNSMGTLSMTMYGDEALNTLEKRFRVPGEYCMPIGVRNTDEFVRKAARISEKDVSDELLDERGILIDSMADLSSRYLSGRTAAVYGDPDMVAGISRFLCELGMVPLHTCTGADNELFLDRMKTVAAEADERINVMIKSDLRSLEARLSEEPVDLMIGNSDGRLIAQDLGIPLVRVGYPVYDRVGYQRVPITGYRGAVNLLNRITNTVLREYYEPQHWKLQQ, from the coding sequence ATGTCAGAAATAAACGTGATGGAGAGGGGAAGGGAGCTCGTGATAAACCCCCTCGTCACCTGCCAGCCATTCGGTGCAATGTTCGCAACCCTGGGTATAAGGAGGGGTCTGCCTCTGGTCCACGGCTCCCAGGGCTGCAGCACCTTTGTGAGATACGGGCTTAACAGACACTTCAGAGAACCCGCAGAGATAGCCGTAACATCACTCCATGAGGACGCTGCTGTATTTGGGGGTAGAAGTAACATAATAAACGGTGTTAAAAACCTTGTGAAGAGATTCAGACCCGACCTTGTGGGAATTGTAACCACCTGTTCAAGTGAAATAATAGGGGATGACGTGGATGGATTCATGAGGGTCGCTGAAACCGAACTTCGCGAGGAACTTGGAGAGAGATTCCAGACAAAACTGGTCCACATATCAACACCCAGCTTCGTTGAAAACCATTTCAGGGGATATGGAAACGCCATAAAATCATTCATAGAGACCCTGGCCAGTGAGGATGGCGACTGTAACCACAAACTCAACATAATACCCGGCATAGTCAACCCTGGCGACATAAGGGAGATAAAACACATACTGGGGCTTATGGACATTAACCCCCTCATACTAACTGATACCTCAGACCCATTTGATTCACCCCTCAGACCATCAAAAACAGAGCAGATGCCATTCTATCCCCCTGGAGGAACAACGGTTCCTGAAATAGAGGACTCATCAAACAGTATGGGAACACTGAGCATGACCATGTATGGGGATGAAGCTTTGAACACACTTGAAAAACGGTTCAGAGTTCCAGGGGAGTACTGCATGCCGATCGGGGTCCGCAACACAGATGAATTTGTCCGCAAGGCAGCCAGGATTTCAGAAAAGGATGTGAGCGATGAACTGCTTGATGAAAGAGGCATACTGATTGACTCCATGGCAGACCTCAGCTCAAGGTACCTCTCTGGAAGAACAGCCGCGGTCTACGGGGACCCTGACATGGTGGCAGGAATATCAAGGTTCCTGTGTGAGCTTGGCATGGTTCCGCTCCACACGTGCACCGGAGCCGATAATGAACTCTTCCTTGATAGGATGAAGACGGTGGCAGCTGAGGCAGATGAAAGGATAAATGTCATGATAAAATCCGATCTCAGATCACTTGAGGCAAGACTCTCAGAGGAACCCGTTGACCTTATGATAGGAAACTCAGATGGTAGACTCATAGCCCAGGACCTCGGAATACCCCTCGTGAGGGTTGGCTACCCGGTATATGACAGGGTAGGCTATCAGAGGGTGCCCATCACAGGTTACAGGGGGGCTGTGAATCTCCTCAACAGAATAACAAACACAGTACTCAGGGAATACTATGAACCACAGCACTGGAAACTGCAGCAGTAA